A region of Cucumis melo cultivar AY chromosome 2, USDA_Cmelo_AY_1.0, whole genome shotgun sequence DNA encodes the following proteins:
- the LOC103487188 gene encoding pentatricopeptide repeat-containing protein At4g04370 — MSRLIHESIAHGSTKSFNSLVSRLSSQGAHHQVLQTYISMQKTHTPSDAYTFPSLFKACTNLNLFSHGLSLHQSVVVNGLSHDSYIGSSLITFYAKFGCIHLGRKVFDTMLKRNVVPWTTIIGSYSREGDIDIAFSMFKQMRESGIQPTSVTLLSLLPGISKLPLLLCLHCLIFLYGFESDLALSNSMVNMYGKCGRIADARSLFESIDYRDIVSWNSLLSAYSKIGATEEILQLVQAMKIEDIKPDKQTFCSALSASAIKGDLRLGKLVHGLMLKDGLNIDQHVESALVVLYLRCRCLDLAHKVFKSTTEKDVVMWTAMISGLVQNDCADKALGVFYQMIESNVQPSTATLASALAACAQLGCCDIGASIHGYVLRQGIMLDIPAQNSLVTMYAKCNKLQQSCSIFNKMVEKDVVSWNAIVAGNAKNGYLSKAIFFFNEMRTSFQRPDSITVTSLLQACGSAGALCQGKWIHNFVLRSSLIPCIMTETALVDMYFKCGNLENAQKCFDCMSQRDLVAWSTLIVGYGFNGKGEIALRKYSEFLGAGMEPNHVIFISVLSACSHSGLISQGLSIYESMTKDFRMPPNLEHRACVVDLLSRAGKVDEAYSFYKMMFKEPSMVVLGTLLDACRVNGSVELGKVIARDMFELKPVDPGNFVQLANSYASMNRWDGVEKAWTQMRSLGLKKYPGWSSIELHGTTFTFFAAHNSHPKIEKIILTVKALSKDIRNLYIKNEICEDFVENL; from the coding sequence ATGAGTAGATTAATCCATGAGTCAATAGCCCATGGCAGCACCAAATCATTTAACTCTCTCGTAAGTCGTCTTTCTTCTCAAGGTGCTCACCATCAAGTTCTGCAAACCTATATTTCTATGCAAAAAACCCACACCCCATCAGATGCTTACACTTTTCCCAGCCTCTTCAAAGCTTGTACCAATTTGAACTTATTTTCACATGGCCTCTCACTTCATCAATCTGTCGTCGTTAATGGGCTCTCTCATGATTCCTATATTGGGTCTTCGCTCATCACTTTTTATGCCAAATTCGGGTGCATTCATCTTGGTCGCAAGGTGTTTGATACAATGCTCAAAAGAAATGTTGTTCCTTGGACCACCATAATTGGGTCTTATTCACGGGAAGGGGACATTGATATTGCTTTCTCGATGTTCAAACAAATGCGGGAGAGTGGTATTCAGCCCACTTCTGTCACCTTGTTGAGTCTGCTTCCTGGTATTTCaaagcttccccttcttctttgtttgcattgtttgatttttttatatggTTTTGAGTCAGACTTAGCTTTATCGAACTCCATGGTGAATATGTATGGTAAATGTGGCAGAATTGCTGATGCAAGAAGTTTGTTTGAGTCAATTGATTACAGAGACATAGTTTCTTGGAATTCACTATTGTCGGCCTATTCGAAAATTGGAGCCACAGAAGAAATATTGCAGCTTGTACAAGCAATGAAGATTGAAGATATCAAACCTGACAAGCAGACTTTTTGCTCGGCTTTGTCTGCTTCTGCTATAAAGGGTGATCTTCGACTTGGTAAGTTAGTGCATGGTCTGATGCTCAAAGATGGGTTAAATATAGATCAACATGTAGAGTCGGCACTCGTAGTTTTATACTTGAGATGTAGATGTTTGGATCTCGCCCATAAAGTTTTCAAATCAACTACTGAAAAGGACGTGGTCATGTGGACAGCAATGATATCAGGACTTGTTCAGAACGATTGTGCTGACAAGGCATTGGGGGTCTTTTATCAAATGATCGAATCAAATGTCCAGCCGAGTACTGCTACCTTAGCTAGTGCTCTTGCAGCCTGTGCTCAACTTGGTTGTTGTGATATTGGTGCCTCAATTCATGGTTACGTATTAAGGCAAGGAATAATGCTAGACATCCCTGCTCAAAACTCACTTGTCACCATGTATGCAAAGTGTAATAAGCTGCAGCAAAGTTGTTCAATTTTTAATAAGATGGTTGAAAAGGACGTAGTTTCTTGGAATGCAATTGTCGCTGGAAATGCTAAAAATGGTTATTTAAGCAAGGCTATCTTTTTCTTCAATGAAATGAGAACAAGCTTTCAAAGGCCCGACTCCATAACAGTGACCTCACTTCTTCAAGCTTGTGGTTCTGCTGGCGCACTTTGCCAGGGAAAGTGGATTCACAACTTTGTTCTTAGAAGTTCCCTTATCCCGTGCATTATGACTGAAACAGCTCTAGTTGACATGTACTTCAAGTGCGGAAATTTAGAGAACGCTCAGAAGTGTTTTGATTGTATGTCAcaacgagatcttgtagcatgGAGCACCCTTATTGTTGGATATGGTTTTAATGGAAAAGGCGAAATTGCTTTGAGAAAATATTCAGAGTTTCTTGGCGCAGGGATGGAACCAAATCATGTTATTTTCATTTCAGTTCTTTCTGCTTGTAGTCATAGTGGGCTTATTAGCCAAGGTTTGAGTATATACGAGTCAATGACTAAAGATTTTAGAATGCCACCAAATCTTGAGCATCGAGCTTGCGTCGTCGACCTTCTAAGTCGAGCTGGAAAGGTTGATGAAGCATATAGCTTCTATAAAATGATGTTTAAAGAACCCTCGATGGTTGTTTTAGGCACACTCCTTGATGCTTGTCGGGTGAATGGCAGTGTTGAACTTGGAAAGGTTATTGCTAGAGATATGTTTGAATTAAAGCCTGTGGATCCTGGAAACTTTGTGCAACTTGCCAATAGTTATGCATCCATGAATAGATGGGATGGAGTGGAGAAGGCATGGACTCAAATGAGATCTCTTGGCCTGAAAAAGTATCCAGGATGGAGTTCTATTGAGCTTCATGGAACCACTTTTACATTTTTTGCTGCTCACAATTCTCATCCTAAGATTGAAAAAATAATCTTGACGGTGAAAGCATTGAGCAAGGATATCAGAAATTTGTATATTAAAAATGAGATTTGTGAGGATTTTGTTGAAAATTTATGA